In Rickettsiella endosymbiont of Aleochara curtula, one genomic interval encodes:
- a CDS encoding DUF6311 domain-containing protein produces the protein MNKLKNYSSLLLPILLGVSAFIFVTGGKILWPSNINWLLLNVDTANGLYAWQFFRHTPILQNPLGSNFSYGMGIGGSIIYAEPLFIFAFPFKLISFLLPTPFQYYGLWILLSFILQAIFSWKLLAKITNDVLIKFFGCIFFVLSPPLIWRLHASIPFLGHWLILAAFFLYFSFNYKNYVWLLLLIIGSLVHPYFLFMLLALWVADLLNRWLFKELTLLKVLEYILVNNLILMLVIWQAGYFILQSGYETGGLGYFRINLLSFIDPTDGLGFTSWSHILRNQPKITGEIYEGFVYLGMGIIILILLGLPKLIESKYTKIIFHAKKVICLFSISFLLLLYALSTHVALGQYELFDYSLPKIFDIFRVSARMALPFYYFIYLGTLYCIIKNYKNFTAKVLIIICLILQIIDSSNIYFNFRNLLNYAPVYVSPLKSPIWSEIAKKYKKIIYVFPVFDWNLLPILHYAAFNRLSINIGYFARVDNKKLIKLKDSLVKYFLQGKLDKDAIYIIKDSAMRQMIDNRKISTSYQVSKADNFYILLPNMTHVSSTAEKSDWLDYKLYKFGTNIFFKTNIDNNFTDYLVLKNGWSLPEAKGIWTDGEKANFLINLPKNTNSNLILTIDAMPFLCLKHSMLAVDVTVNHEYVGHLDYKLNNYSNIRKIEIPSNFIKNDNLLEIEFLFKTPISPNEVIVSPDTRKLGLFVSAISFDEKN, from the coding sequence ATGAATAAACTAAAAAATTACTCCTCCTTATTATTGCCTATTTTATTGGGCGTTTCTGCATTTATATTTGTGACAGGAGGAAAGATTTTATGGCCGAGCAACATAAATTGGTTATTATTAAATGTTGATACAGCTAATGGTTTATATGCTTGGCAATTTTTTAGACATACCCCAATTTTACAAAACCCTTTAGGATCTAACTTTTCCTATGGTATGGGAATTGGAGGTTCAATTATCTATGCTGAACCTCTTTTTATTTTTGCTTTTCCTTTCAAATTAATTTCTTTTTTATTGCCAACCCCTTTTCAGTATTATGGTTTATGGATATTACTTAGTTTTATTTTGCAAGCAATTTTCTCTTGGAAATTGCTTGCAAAAATTACCAATGATGTTTTGATAAAATTTTTTGGATGTATATTTTTTGTTTTATCCCCTCCACTAATATGGCGCTTACATGCTTCTATCCCTTTTTTAGGTCACTGGTTAATTTTGGCGGCTTTTTTTTTATATTTTTCTTTTAACTATAAAAATTATGTATGGCTATTATTATTAATTATTGGTAGCTTAGTGCATCCTTATTTTTTATTTATGTTGTTAGCTCTGTGGGTGGCTGATCTTTTAAATCGATGGTTATTTAAAGAGTTGACACTTTTAAAAGTATTAGAATATATTTTAGTAAATAATTTAATTTTAATGTTAGTCATATGGCAAGCGGGATATTTTATATTACAAAGTGGGTATGAGACCGGAGGCTTAGGTTATTTTAGAATTAACTTATTGTCATTTATTGACCCTACTGATGGCTTAGGTTTTACTAGTTGGTCTCATATATTGAGGAATCAGCCAAAAATAACTGGAGAAATCTACGAAGGATTTGTGTATTTAGGTATGGGTATAATTATATTAATTTTGCTTGGATTGCCTAAATTAATCGAGTCAAAATATACGAAAATAATTTTTCATGCTAAGAAAGTAATCTGTTTATTTAGCATCTCTTTTTTATTATTGCTTTATGCCTTGTCAACACATGTTGCATTAGGACAATACGAACTGTTTGATTACAGCTTGCCAAAAATATTTGATATATTTCGAGTTTCAGCACGTATGGCGCTTCCTTTTTATTATTTTATATATTTAGGTACGTTATATTGTATTATAAAAAACTACAAAAATTTCACAGCCAAAGTATTAATTATTATTTGCTTGATATTACAAATAATTGATTCATCCAATATATATTTTAATTTTAGAAATTTGTTAAACTATGCGCCTGTCTATGTTTCTCCATTAAAATCACCTATTTGGTCAGAAATAGCTAAAAAATATAAAAAAATCATTTACGTATTTCCAGTATTTGATTGGAATCTATTGCCCATTCTACATTATGCGGCGTTTAATAGATTAAGTATTAACATAGGATATTTTGCTAGAGTTGATAATAAAAAACTTATTAAATTAAAAGATAGTTTAGTAAAATATTTTTTACAGGGTAAATTAGATAAAGATGCTATCTATATTATTAAAGATTCAGCAATGCGACAAATGATTGATAATAGAAAAATTTCTACTTCTTATCAAGTGAGTAAGGCCGATAATTTTTATATATTACTTCCTAATATGACTCATGTTTCCTCAACAGCTGAAAAATCGGACTGGTTGGATTACAAATTATATAAATTTGGCACTAATATTTTTTTTAAGACAAATATTGATAATAATTTTACGGACTATCTGGTCTTAAAAAATGGTTGGAGTTTACCAGAAGCAAAAGGGATATGGACCGATGGAGAAAAGGCAAATTTTCTAATTAATTTACCTAAAAACACAAATTCCAATCTTATATTAACCATAGATGCAATGCCTTTTCTTTGTTTAAAACACTCTATGTTAGCTGTTGATGTTACAGTGAATCATGAATATGTGGGACATTTGGATTACAAATTAAACAATTATTCGAATATCAGAAAAATTGAAATTCCTAGTAATTTTATTAAAAATGATAATCTATTAGAAATAGAGTTTCTTTTTAAAACCCCAATTTCCCCTAATGAAGTTATTGTAAGTCCGGATACTCGTAAGTTGGGTCTTTTTGTTTCAGCTATATCTTTTGATGAAAAAAATTGA
- a CDS encoding NAD-dependent epimerase/dehydratase family protein yields MNYFVTGSAGFIGSHLVDRLLMQGHQVIGYDNLNTGFLGFLQGAEQFSTFKFIQGDCLDQKTLLVSIPSHCDGVFHFAANADVKDGIKHTGKDLQQNTIATYNVLEAMRIKRIKKIIFSSTGSVYGESNIIPTPENAPFPIQTSLYGASKVAAEGLIQAYSEAFDLQSYIFRFVSILGERYTHGHVFDFYKQLKSNPTQLKILGDGNQTKSYLYVQDCIDAILLALKKSNEHINIFNLGVNGYCQVKDSVKWITEALDISPGLIYSGGKRGWVGDSPFIYLDCKKICKLGWEPKFSIQQSIIKTLDYLRENVDLIEVRV; encoded by the coding sequence ATGAATTATTTTGTAACAGGTAGTGCGGGATTTATTGGGAGTCATTTAGTTGATCGGCTTTTGATGCAAGGACACCAAGTCATTGGCTATGACAATTTAAATACTGGTTTTCTCGGGTTTTTACAAGGTGCAGAACAATTTTCTACTTTTAAGTTTATTCAAGGAGATTGTCTAGATCAAAAAACTTTACTAGTAAGCATTCCTTCGCATTGTGATGGAGTATTTCATTTTGCTGCTAACGCGGACGTTAAAGACGGCATTAAACATACCGGTAAAGATTTACAGCAAAATACAATTGCAACTTATAATGTGTTAGAGGCTATGCGTATTAAACGTATAAAAAAAATAATTTTTTCTTCTACCGGATCTGTATATGGTGAGTCCAATATTATTCCTACTCCTGAAAATGCTCCTTTTCCAATACAAACCTCATTATATGGAGCTTCGAAGGTAGCTGCTGAAGGTTTAATACAAGCCTATAGTGAAGCTTTCGACTTACAGTCCTATATTTTTCGATTTGTATCTATTTTGGGTGAACGTTACACCCATGGTCACGTATTTGATTTTTACAAGCAGTTAAAAAGTAATCCTACACAATTAAAAATTTTAGGTGATGGAAACCAAACTAAATCTTATTTATACGTACAAGATTGTATTGATGCCATTCTTTTAGCATTAAAAAAATCTAATGAACATATCAATATATTTAATTTAGGTGTAAACGGTTATTGCCAGGTTAAAGACTCGGTTAAATGGATTACAGAAGCTTTAGATATTTCACCCGGATTAATATATTCAGGAGGAAAACGGGGGTGGGTAGGTGATAGCCCTTTTATATACTTAGACTGCAAAAAGATATGTAAATTAGGATGGGAACCTAAATTTAGTATTCAGCAAAGTATAATCAAAACCCTAGATTATTTAAGAGAGAATGTTGACTTAATAGAGGTTAGAGTATGA
- a CDS encoding glycosyltransferase family 2 protein, producing MENLNTIKLSIIIPVYKEEKNIIPFLKRLQPVLQSMKITYEILFCLDPSPDRTEKIIQDQMEYNSSIKLILLSRKFGQPAATIAGILHCRGEACVVIDVDLQDPPELIKDLYLKLQEGYEVVYATRRTRQGEPWIKKTIAYLGYMLIAKLSEVPIPRNTGDFRIMTRRVIEELRQLHEKHGFLRGLVAFIGFRQTFIEFDREPRLFGNSNYNRYVGALKLAINGLISFSTRPLQIMSILGFFIALFGFLLGGFFLLQKIIGVNLTPGLSTTILVITFFSGIQLLFLGLMGEYVGRIYDEVKRRPMYIIDTVLENNRESISRIVDKVE from the coding sequence ATGGAAAATCTTAATACTATTAAATTATCAATTATAATTCCTGTTTATAAAGAAGAAAAGAATATTATCCCTTTCTTAAAAAGACTTCAACCTGTTTTGCAAAGTATGAAGATAACATATGAAATATTATTTTGCTTAGATCCTTCACCTGATAGAACGGAAAAAATAATTCAGGATCAAATGGAATATAATTCCTCTATTAAGCTAATTTTGTTATCTAGAAAATTTGGACAACCTGCTGCAACGATCGCTGGAATTTTGCATTGTAGAGGTGAGGCATGTGTTGTAATTGACGTAGACTTACAAGACCCACCAGAATTAATCAAAGACTTATATCTTAAATTGCAGGAGGGATATGAAGTTGTATATGCTACGCGTCGAACTCGACAGGGCGAACCATGGATAAAGAAAACTATTGCATATTTAGGTTATATGTTAATTGCAAAATTAAGTGAAGTTCCGATCCCACGTAATACAGGTGATTTTCGTATTATGACGCGTCGAGTCATTGAAGAATTGCGTCAATTGCATGAAAAACATGGGTTTTTAAGAGGGTTAGTTGCTTTTATAGGTTTTCGCCAAACTTTTATCGAATTTGATAGAGAGCCTCGCTTATTTGGTAATAGTAATTACAATCGGTATGTTGGTGCGCTTAAGCTTGCAATAAATGGCCTGATTAGTTTTAGTACACGCCCCTTACAAATAATGTCTATATTGGGATTTTTTATCGCTTTATTCGGATTTTTATTAGGTGGCTTCTTTCTATTGCAAAAAATTATTGGGGTGAATTTAACGCCAGGCTTATCTACTACAATTTTAGTAATTACTTTTTTTTCGGGTATTCAATTGTTGTTTTTAGGGTTAATGGGAGAATATGTTGGTCGTATATATGATGAGGTTAAACGTAGGCCTATGTATATTATTGATACAGTTTTAGAAAATAATAGGGAAAGTATCTCTCGTATTGTTGATAAAGTTGAATGA